From Helicoverpa armigera isolate CAAS_96S chromosome 19, ASM3070526v1, whole genome shotgun sequence, one genomic window encodes:
- the LOC110373929 gene encoding eukaryotic translation initiation factor 2D codes for MFAKPYKLKSNNTLKNSEKKHLAQRIQNEYPAATDEKVKEIVSVKSSCICVKLVLHSGDMLNVYAVDGVPMVIETGERLIPTVCALWKVPDLVPVLVIHTPVLPKVQGGAPVYLPGVSIPSCGIGFPMFQRGTIIGMCTQENAAVCIVGRAAMSSADMLLRPAGVCLETIQVFGDLLCKDGKFTKIERPKLGPGSYGSGDITINLSCLNLQEPVREEWPSLGQRSPAPQEPPPTQNEPKVIPEPELTEHTPDEDANVSMLTDDSQIEEYDIPSDMDGLLRWCLLSFLKLEAKNVELPLKTNLLYRNHLIALCPPDRTLEVKKSTYKKLGKFLEEMQKEGLLEVREIDKGVDAVVALNLAHPLLRSHALPPALRHALRERMRDTTSDTADYVPPQVREMFCITANVADLFAPLKKGTALSPGDTRARLTEYVKSRGLNSAQVKGAVTMDATLAKITGKPEQEAVKWDVLMSLVQGRMTPSTEMRFADGSVRLSKTRLEPVRMQVATRSGNKKVTLVSNLEQFGFNLSALSAACQAGAAASCGVTRAPGAKADQLMLQGDQTYFIAKLLIEKYGLPKKFVEGADKALNKKK; via the exons ATGTTTGCGAAaccatataaattaaaatcaaacaacACTCTCAAGAATTCTGAGAA AAAACACCTGGCTCAACGTATTCAAAATGAGTACCCGGCAGCCACTGACGAGAAAGTTAAAGAAATAGTGTCTGTGAAGTCGAGTTGTATTTGTGTGAAGCTGGTGCTGCACTCCGGTGATATGCTGAACGTGTACGCAGTGGACGGAGTGCCCATGGTCATAGAGACGGGGGAGAGGCTCATTCCGACAGTCTGCGCGCTGTGGAAGGTGCCAGACTTAGTACCTGTGCTGGTTATTCACACGCCAGTCCTGCCTAAA GTCCAGGGTGGTGCGCCGGTGTACCTGCCAGGTGTATCCATTCCTTCGTGCGGCATTGGGTTCCCGATGTTCCAGCGCGGGACAATCATCGGCATGTGTACACAGGAGAATGCAGCAGTGTGCATCGTGGGCCGCGCCGCCATGTCTAGTGCCGACATGCTGCTCAGACCTGC aGGAGTATGTTTAGAAACAATCCAGGTGTTTGGTGACCTGCTGTGCAAGGATGGCAAGTTCACCAAGATCGAGAGACCAAAGTTGGGTCCGGGGTCATATGGCTCAGGAGACATCACCATCAACCTCAGTTGT cTAAATCTACAAGAGCCAGTGAGAGAGGAATGGCCCAGCCTGGGCCAGAGATCACCAGCTCCACAGGAACCACCGCCCACACAGAATGAACCTAAAGTAATACCTGAGCCTGAACTCACTGAACACACACCTGACGAGGATGCTAACGTCAGTATGCTCACAG ACGATTCACAAATAGAAGAGTATGATATCCCAAGTGACATGGATGGTCTACTTCGGTGGTGCTTACTCTCATTCCTGAAACTCGAGGCTAAGAATGTTGAACTGCCGCTCAAAACGAATCTCTTGTACAG aaatcATTTAATAGCACTTTGCCCACCAGATCGGACTTTAGAAGTAAAGAAAtcaacttataaaaaattaggAAAATTCCTTGAAGAAATGCAAAAG GAAGGTCTGCTGGAGGTGCGCGAGATCGACAAGGGCGTGGACGCCGTGGTGGCGCTCAACCTCGCGCACCCGCTCCTGCGCAGCCACGCCCTGCCGCCCGCGCTGCGCCACGCGCTGCGAGAGCGCATGCGCGACACCACCAGCGACACCGCCGACTACGTGCCGCCGCAGGTGCGCGAGATGTTCTGCATCACCGCTAATGTCGCCGATCTCTTCGCACCGCTCAA GAAGGGCACGGCGCTGTCGCCGGGCGATACTCGCGCGCGGCTGACGGAGTACGTGAAGTCTCGCGGGCTGAACTCCGCGCAGGTGAAGGGCGCGGTCACTATGGACGCCACGCTCGCTAAGATCACCGGCAAACCTGAACAG GAAGCAGTGAAGTGGGATGTGCTGATGTCGCTGGTGCAGGGCCGCATGACGCCCAGCACGGAGATGCGGTTCGCGGACGGCTCCGTGCGGCTCAGCAAGACGCGCCTCGAGCCCGTCCGCATGCAGGTCGCCACCAGGAGCGGGAACAAGAAG GTGACCCTGGTGTCGAACTTGGAGCAGTTCGGGTTCAACCTGTCGGCGCTGAGCGCGGCCTGCCAGGCGGGCGCCGCGGCCTCCTGCGGCGTCACGCGGGCGCCGGGGGCGAAGGCCGACCAGCTCATGCTGCAGGGAGACCAG ACATACTTCATTGCCAAGCTACTCATTGAGAAGTATGGCCTGCCCAAGAAGTTCGTGGAGGGAGCTGACAAGGCACTCAACAAGAAGAAATGA
- the LOC110373928 gene encoding uncharacterized protein LOC110373928: MAEKLKDYQVIDVFCGGTFYKVRHKVTNNIFAWKAYDCSAFSNEQIQNVANEVKTISKVTSKSLLQYYDTIFHTPSKTLYFVLEYNSWRSVKELIAVCKATDKFIAESFIWHLLRELARVCKVIEDLHVVVIRKCINPDSIYVDESGELKINCFELTTAAGSEDVMRQVGEVLHTLCYRPGASDEKIKEFHYSDDLRGIVSFLMDHRNANMRPDVVLYHPTVLMNLENNTQPKCWNEIFISVEHNYSTSEVNKCDSEKVVELCRTVEPLPRTLFNITDSPIYCNISPKRKSNAVIEKAIPPQSPLSPTLAALALELPGFVPRSRKPLIDTLAKYTCPQQVSQDTLSEQWLSRIAALRHREESLNKRERDLIAKEIVSSPSTKIIPLNVSLDLASNGASNGITLPPMITQAAEERRPRVPRRRRSRTRRRSYAYEDLDSSLSADAGDGSIIITATKFTKDNMPRRNIFPDVATKKVHFTSNNPFTESDDSVTLTFYELDNVDAEGYQVPRQEALAKDISKFKYLDLKKSSSEKRSSMQWCHSSPSKQARTSKNIFGDITNTNQSSLRKTPSKTSLTSRGSNTSRQSMFSCRSHWSMESSSTKVSEGSISERTRSAMRQGAPQTPAPPPDGKKSKSRKSLLSFKTPFKFMTSTKI, from the coding sequence ATGGCGGAAAAATTAAAGGACTACCAAGTTATAGACGTTTTCTGCGGCGGTACGTTCTACAAAGTGCGACACAAGGTCACCAACAACATATTTGCGTGGAAGGCGTACGATTGCTCCGCGTTCAGTAACGAACAAATACAAAACGTCGCTAACGAAGTGAAAACGATAAGTAAAGTGACATCGAAGAGCTTATTGCAATACTACGACACCATTTTCCACACCCCGTCAAAGACATTGTACTTTGTCCTTGAATACAATTCGTGGCGAAGCGTAAAGGAATTGATCGCAGTGTGCAAGGCCACCGACAAGTTCATCGCTGAGAGCTTCATCTGGCACCTGCTGCGGGAGCTGGCCCGCGTCTGCAAGGTTATCGAAGACTTACATGTAGTCGTGATACGAAAATGTATAAATCCGGATTCTATCTATGTAGACGAGAGTGGCGAGTTGAAGATCAATTGTTTCGAGCTGACGACGGCGGCGGGCTCCGAGGACGTGATGCGGCAGGTCGGGGAGGTGCTCCACACTCTCTGCTACCGTCCTGGCGCCAGCGACGAAAAGATCAAAGAGTTTCACTACAGTGACGATCTCCGAGGAATCGTCAGCTTCCTGATGGATCATAGGAATGCCAATATGCGCCCAGACGTCGTCCTGTACCATCCCACTGTCCTCATGAACTTGGAAAACAATACTCAGCCCAAATGTTGGAATGAAATTTTCATCTCGGTGGAACATAACTATTCAACATCAGAGGTGAACAAATGTGATTCAGAGAAGGTTGTGGAGTTGTGCAGAACTGTTGAGCCTCTTCCTAGGACACTCTTCAACATAACAGACAGTCCTATTTACTGCAACATCAGCCCCAAAAGAAAATCAAACGCAGTGATTGAAAAGGCCATCCCGCCACAGAGTCCTCTGTCTCCAACACTGGCTGCACTTGCTCTAGAGCTGCCTGGATTCGTGCCTCGCAGCAGGAAGCCCCTCATTGATACCTTGGCCAAGTACACCTGTCCCCAGCAGGTGTCGCAGGACACACTGAGTGAGCAGTGGCTGTCGCGCATTGCGGCGCTGCGCCATCGCGAGGAGTCGCTCAACAAGAGGGAGAGAGACCTCATAGCTAAGGAAATAGTGAGCAGTCCATCTACAAAGATTATCCCACTGAATGTGTCCCTGGACTTGGCAAGTAATGGTGCAAGCAATGGCATCACCCTGCCTCCAATGATCACTCAGGCGGCGGAAGAGAGGCGGCCTCGCGTGCCGCGGCGCCGGCGCTCGCGCACGCGCAGGAGGAGCTACGCGTACGAGGACCTGGACAGCTCGCTGTCGGCGGACGCGGGCGACGGCAGCATCATCATCACCGCCACCAAGTTCACCAAGGACAACATGCCGCGGCGCAACATCTTCCCCGACGTGGCCACTAAGAAGGTACACTTCACATCCAACAATCCATTCACTGAGAGTGATGACAGTGTTACTTTGACTTTCTATGAGCTAGACAATGTGGATGCTGAAGGGTATCAGGTGCCGAGGCAGGAGGCCTTGGCTAAAGACATCAGCAAGTTTAAGTATTTGGATTTGAAAAAGTCATCTTCAGAGAAGAGATCCTCCATGCAGTGGTGTCACTCTTCTCCCTCTAAGCAGGCGAGAACTAGCAAGAATATATTTGGTGATATAACAAACACAAATCAAAGCAGTCTGAGGAAGACTCCCTCCAAAACCAGCCTCACTTCCAGAGGATCCAACACGTCTAGGCAGTCCATGTTCTCATGCAGGAGCCACTGGAGCATGGAGTCCAGCAGCACTAAGGTGAGTGAGGGGAGCATCTCTGAGAGGACTCGCTCAGCCATGAGGCAGGGGGCGCCACAGACCCCTGCCCCACCTCCTGATGGTAAGAAGTCTAAGAGTCGCAAGTCCCTGCTCAGCTTCAAGACACCCTTCAAGTTTATGACTTCAACTAAAATCTAG